A region from the Phycisphaerae bacterium genome encodes:
- a CDS encoding type IV pilus twitching motility protein PilT, producing MATLHIDRLLETVVKQGASDLHITVGRPPTIRLHGHMRSLETKTLTPEDTVALMKAITPDRNQQELQEDGSTDFGFAFGDQGRFRVAVFKQKGNVAMVLRLIPTKLLTFEQIGLPNICRSLCRRPRGLFLVTGPTGSGKTTTLATMIDYVNTNLDRHIVTMEDPIEYYHKHKKSIVNQREIGVDVPSFAESLRRVLRQDPDVILVGEFRDLETIESGIRAAETGHLVFATLHTTGCQGTINRIIDAFPQAQQEQIRVQLSTNLIASLSQALLPKIPKGMIAAYEFMVITPAIANLIRENKTYRIDSAIQTGKKYGMQLLDEHLWQLYEQGLVTAEDCVDRSRHPGPMQDKIDTHRRGLDDRSGSGETKSSEAGSESS from the coding sequence ATGGCAACGTTGCATATCGACCGGCTCCTGGAGACGGTGGTCAAACAGGGCGCATCGGACCTGCACATCACCGTGGGGCGCCCACCCACGATTCGTCTGCACGGCCACATGCGCTCGCTGGAGACCAAGACACTCACGCCGGAAGATACCGTGGCGTTGATGAAGGCCATCACCCCGGACCGCAATCAGCAGGAGCTCCAGGAAGACGGCAGCACCGACTTCGGCTTCGCGTTCGGCGACCAGGGTCGATTCCGCGTGGCCGTGTTCAAGCAGAAGGGCAACGTGGCCATGGTGCTGCGTCTGATCCCCACGAAGCTCCTTACGTTCGAGCAGATCGGCCTGCCCAACATCTGCCGCAGCCTCTGCCGCCGTCCGCGCGGGCTCTTCCTGGTCACCGGACCTACCGGCTCCGGAAAGACGACGACGCTGGCCACGATGATCGACTACGTCAACACGAACCTCGACCGCCACATCGTGACCATGGAAGACCCCATCGAGTATTACCACAAGCACAAGAAGTCGATCGTGAATCAACGCGAGATCGGCGTGGACGTGCCCAGTTTCGCCGAGTCGCTCCGCCGCGTGTTGCGACAGGACCCGGACGTGATCCTCGTCGGTGAGTTCCGCGATCTCGAGACCATCGAATCCGGCATCCGCGCCGCCGAGACCGGCCACTTGGTGTTCGCCACACTGCACACCACCGGCTGCCAGGGAACCATCAACCGAATCATCGACGCTTTCCCCCAGGCGCAGCAGGAGCAGATCCGTGTTCAGCTCTCGACGAACCTGATCGCCTCTTTGTCGCAGGCGCTGCTGCCCAAGATTCCCAAGGGCATGATCGCGGCCTATGAGTTCATGGTCATCACGCCGGCCATCGCCAACCTGATCCGCGAGAACAAGACCTACCGTATCGACTCGGCCATTCAGACCGGGAAGAAGTACGGCATGCAGCTCCTCGACGAGCACCTGTGGCAGTTATATGAACAGGGGTTGGTCACGGCCGAGGATTGCGTGGACCGCTCGCGGCATCCCGGCCCGATGCAGGACAAGATCGACACGCACCGCCGCGGCCTGGATGATCGATCCGGCAGCGGCGAGACCAAGAGTTCCGAGGCAGGAAGTGAAAGTTCGTAG
- the tadA gene encoding Flp pilus assembly complex ATPase component TadA, producing MAKLRKKLGEILVGWGVVTESTVTEALQYGMEHGKRIGEALLELNACGEDDVYKALASQFGWEFIDLDKRKVDKGSLELIPAKIIEDCMVLPLEIEGDRLKVIMTDPLDLETIDLLKFRLNKEIVPTLAPFSKVKRFVDKFVSVDGDVLSKTMASIDQEAPQSAEDALKKREDDEDADAPIIRLANLIITEAVHSRASDIHIEPMGDRVRVRYRIDGVCHVRDDIPKNMQAAVMTRLKIMSGMDIAERRVPQDGRIKMIIGGGKIDFRVSACPAYHGESVVLRILRPESVQIGIPALGFAEDDYQRFLDIIKRPNGIFLVTGPTGSGKTTTLYAALQELNKSDRKIITAEDPVEYNFTGMNQCQVRDEIGLTFARVLRAMLRQAPNIILVGEIRDKEVGDVAIQAALTGHLVFSTLHTNDAPSAITRLIDMGIKPFLVASAIQAIMAQRLVRVICSECKTVDPNPDPRTLKVLGFKDEELAGKTIYKGAGCKRCRGSGYRGRLGIFEMLLMNNEIRDLAFKKSTASQLRSAARASGMRTLLEDGKLKILSGVTTPDELVRTTQAEGVVVAA from the coding sequence ATGGCCAAGCTACGCAAGAAACTCGGTGAAATCCTGGTTGGGTGGGGCGTTGTGACGGAATCGACCGTCACGGAGGCCCTGCAATACGGCATGGAGCACGGCAAACGCATCGGCGAGGCCCTGCTCGAGCTAAACGCCTGCGGTGAGGACGACGTTTACAAGGCCCTGGCCTCGCAGTTCGGCTGGGAGTTCATTGACCTCGACAAGCGTAAGGTGGACAAGGGTTCCCTCGAGCTCATTCCCGCCAAGATCATTGAAGACTGCATGGTCCTGCCGCTGGAAATCGAGGGCGACCGCCTCAAGGTCATCATGACCGATCCGCTTGATCTTGAGACAATTGATCTTCTGAAGTTTCGCTTGAACAAAGAGATTGTCCCGACGCTCGCCCCGTTTTCCAAAGTCAAGCGCTTCGTGGACAAGTTCGTCAGCGTGGACGGCGACGTGCTTTCCAAGACGATGGCCAGCATCGACCAGGAAGCTCCGCAGTCCGCCGAGGATGCGCTCAAGAAGCGAGAGGATGACGAAGACGCCGACGCGCCCATCATTCGCCTGGCCAATCTGATCATCACCGAGGCGGTGCACTCCCGGGCCAGCGACATCCATATCGAGCCCATGGGCGACCGCGTTCGCGTGCGCTACCGCATCGACGGCGTCTGCCACGTGCGCGATGACATCCCCAAGAACATGCAGGCCGCGGTGATGACCCGCCTGAAGATCATGTCGGGCATGGATATCGCCGAGCGCCGCGTCCCGCAGGACGGGCGAATCAAGATGATCATCGGCGGGGGCAAAATCGACTTCCGCGTCAGCGCCTGCCCTGCCTACCACGGCGAGAGCGTCGTCCTGCGTATTCTGCGCCCGGAATCAGTGCAGATCGGTATTCCGGCGCTGGGCTTCGCCGAGGATGACTACCAGCGATTTCTCGACATCATCAAGCGTCCCAACGGCATTTTCCTGGTCACCGGGCCGACGGGGTCGGGAAAGACGACGACGCTGTACGCAGCCCTCCAGGAACTGAACAAGTCCGACCGCAAGATCATCACGGCCGAGGATCCGGTGGAGTACAACTTCACGGGCATGAACCAGTGCCAGGTGCGCGATGAAATCGGACTGACCTTCGCACGCGTGCTGCGGGCCATGCTCCGCCAGGCACCCAACATCATCCTCGTGGGCGAGATTCGAGATAAGGAAGTTGGGGACGTAGCCATCCAGGCGGCGCTTACCGGCCACCTCGTCTTCAGCACGCTGCACACCAACGACGCGCCTTCGGCAATCACGCGTCTGATCGACATGGGCATCAAGCCGTTCCTGGTGGCCAGCGCCATTCAGGCGATCATGGCCCAGCGTCTCGTCCGCGTGATCTGCTCGGAGTGCAAGACGGTCGATCCCAATCCGGACCCGCGCACCCTCAAGGTGCTCGGATTCAAGGACGAGGAACTGGCCGGCAAGACGATCTACAAGGGCGCCGGTTGCAAGCGCTGCCGGGGCTCGGGCTATCGCGGCCGACTGGGCATCTTCGAGATGCTCCTGATGAACAATGAAATACGCGACCTGGCCTTCAAGAAGTCCACGGCCAGCCAACTGCGCAGCGCGGCGCGGGCGTCGGGCATGCGAACGCTCCTCGAAGACGGCAAGCTGAAGATTCTCTCGGGCGTCACCACGCCGGACGAGCTTGTCCGCACGACCCAGGCGGAAGGCGTCGTGGTCGCGGCATAG
- a CDS encoding HEAT repeat domain-containing protein: MTEAIDRIRADDRRRGVQRGILVVFGLATALLLIPSCGDRRELGVRMADDDPAVRIRAMREAVDRERRDLLPSLVNRLEDDDPAVRLFAIVALERMTGQRFAYRPESDRSERQAAVAAWRTYLKENDQRRGQAESSGGTGASNARHAKNSAP, translated from the coding sequence ATGACCGAGGCGATCGATCGGATTCGCGCGGATGATCGCCGGCGCGGTGTGCAACGCGGCATCCTTGTCGTCTTCGGCCTCGCGACGGCGCTATTGCTTATCCCGTCTTGCGGGGACCGCCGGGAGCTGGGAGTCCGCATGGCAGATGACGACCCGGCCGTCCGAATTCGGGCGATGCGCGAAGCGGTCGACCGCGAGCGCCGTGATCTTCTTCCCTCGCTGGTCAATCGGCTGGAGGACGACGACCCGGCGGTGCGGCTGTTTGCCATCGTGGCGTTGGAGAGAATGACCGGGCAGCGGTTCGCCTACCGCCCGGAGTCGGACCGGTCCGAGCGGCAGGCGGCGGTCGCGGCGTGGCGTACGTACCTGAAGGAGAACGACCAACGCCGGGGTCAGGCTGAATCCTCCGGCGGGACCGGGGCATCCAATGCCCGTCATGCGAAGAATTCGGCCCCATAA
- a CDS encoding STAS domain-containing protein, with the protein MTDAVRSIDRKGNTVVVRAGGDIARDQSPEFHAALVELAAERPQRMIVDLSAVTFMDSSGLGTLLEIYKRMRREGGRLDLVGVVEPVQGVFEVTRMDQFFKIYATEEEALRG; encoded by the coding sequence ATGACCGACGCGGTACGCTCTATCGATCGAAAGGGAAACACGGTGGTGGTCCGGGCGGGTGGGGACATCGCCCGGGACCAGTCGCCGGAGTTTCATGCCGCGCTGGTCGAGCTTGCCGCGGAACGCCCGCAACGGATGATTGTCGACCTCTCCGCGGTCACGTTCATGGATTCATCCGGTCTGGGTACCCTCCTGGAAATCTACAAGCGGATGCGGCGCGAGGGTGGGCGGCTGGACCTCGTGGGTGTTGTCGAGCCGGTGCAGGGCGTCTTTGAGGTCACGCGCATGGATCAGTTCTTCAAGATCTACGCCACCGAGGAGGAGGCCCTGCGCGGATGA
- a CDS encoding ABC transporter permease, which yields MSDRPLTPDEDRPSHAAGRFFYSIGAAAENFLNSTSDQFRRVGGMTLLLAETISWLARGLFVPGVKLRRAAIAEQMVRVGVKSIGIVVLVASFMGCILALQMAPTLQRFGQLDRVAQIVAIAMVRELGPLLTAIVLSGFAGASIAAELGAMVESEEIKALRAHALNPVHFLVVPRFVATVVMIVGLAVIANIVGVLGGFLTSWLVLDIAPQTYLDLTREGLVVKDYVTGLIKAGVFGGLICLIACHEGMTVSGGAVGVGRATTATVVKSIVAIIGMDAVFTAVFYAFGL from the coding sequence ATGAGCGATCGCCCGCTCACGCCGGATGAGGATCGCCCTTCACACGCCGCAGGCCGGTTTTTCTACTCCATAGGCGCGGCCGCCGAGAACTTCCTCAATTCGACTTCGGACCAGTTCCGCCGCGTAGGAGGCATGACGCTCCTTCTGGCTGAGACAATCTCGTGGTTGGCGCGAGGCCTGTTCGTTCCCGGCGTGAAGCTGCGCCGGGCGGCGATCGCCGAGCAGATGGTTCGCGTGGGCGTCAAGAGCATCGGGATCGTGGTGCTCGTGGCGTCGTTCATGGGCTGCATTCTCGCACTGCAAATGGCCCCGACACTTCAGCGATTCGGGCAGCTCGATCGCGTGGCGCAGATCGTGGCCATTGCCATGGTGCGCGAGCTGGGCCCGCTGCTGACGGCGATCGTGCTCAGCGGGTTCGCCGGGGCGTCCATCGCGGCCGAGCTCGGGGCGATGGTCGAGTCGGAGGAGATCAAAGCGCTTCGGGCCCATGCGCTCAACCCCGTGCACTTCCTGGTCGTGCCCCGCTTCGTGGCGACGGTGGTGATGATCGTCGGGCTGGCGGTCATCGCCAATATTGTCGGCGTGCTGGGCGGGTTCCTCACCTCGTGGCTCGTGCTGGACATCGCCCCGCAGACCTATCTCGACCTGACCCGCGAAGGACTGGTGGTGAAGGACTACGTCACGGGTCTGATCAAGGCCGGCGTGTTCGGCGGGCTCATCTGCCTGATCGCCTGCCACGAAGGCATGACCGTCAGCGGCGGTGCGGTGGGCGTCGGGCGGGCGACGACGGCAACCGTAGTGAAATCGATTGTGGCGATCATCGGCATGGACGCGGTGTTCACGGCCGTGTTCTATGCGTTCGGACTGTAG
- a CDS encoding ATP-binding cassette domain-containing protein, producing the protein MSDTKSSPSDVVIEVRNVRKEFPTASGGRAVVLADVSFDVHRGETLVIMGGSGSGKSTLLNCLIGELPTDGGSIRYRLKGIPERASICEMDEPQLNEIRKRFGILFQSGALFNSLTVAENVALPLLEHSEVDPDVVDMVVALKLQQVKMLPHRDKSPAQLSGGQKKRAGLARATALDPEILFYDEPSAGLDPVTSTAIDGLIMDLSKKLHVTSVVVTHEMDSAFRIADRMVMLDKGRVMRIGPRAEFESLRDARPEDLTGDADRLLNQFLNGFDTGPLTDAEGLSEFEKLIVGEGNRQ; encoded by the coding sequence ATGAGTGACACCAAGTCGTCACCTTCGGACGTGGTCATCGAGGTCCGCAACGTGCGGAAGGAGTTTCCCACGGCGTCGGGCGGGCGGGCCGTGGTGCTCGCCGATGTGAGTTTCGACGTCCATCGCGGGGAGACGCTGGTCATTATGGGCGGCAGCGGCAGCGGCAAGAGCACGCTGCTCAACTGCCTGATCGGCGAACTGCCGACCGACGGCGGATCGATCCGCTACCGCCTCAAGGGCATCCCCGAGCGTGCGTCCATCTGCGAGATGGACGAGCCGCAGCTCAACGAAATCCGCAAGCGGTTCGGCATCCTCTTCCAGAGCGGGGCCCTGTTCAACTCGCTCACCGTGGCGGAGAACGTGGCCTTACCGCTGCTGGAGCATTCCGAAGTCGATCCCGACGTGGTGGACATGGTCGTGGCGCTGAAGCTGCAGCAGGTGAAGATGCTGCCCCACCGCGACAAGAGCCCCGCGCAGCTTTCCGGCGGGCAGAAGAAGCGGGCGGGGCTCGCCCGGGCGACGGCGCTCGACCCGGAGATTCTCTTCTACGACGAGCCCTCGGCCGGGCTCGACCCGGTGACCTCCACGGCCATCGACGGGCTCATTATGGACCTGTCGAAGAAGCTGCACGTGACGAGCGTGGTGGTGACGCACGAGATGGACTCGGCGTTTCGCATCGCGGACCGCATGGTCATGCTCGACAAGGGCCGGGTGATGCGGATCGGCCCGCGCGCGGAATTCGAGTCCCTGCGCGACGCCCGCCCCGAAGACTTGACCGGCGACGCCGACCGCCTGCTGAACCAGTTCCTCAACGGCTTCGACACCGGCCCGCTGACCGATGCCGAAGGGTTGAGCGAGTTCGAGAAGCTGATTGTGGGGGAAGGCAACAGGCAGTAG
- a CDS encoding SGNH/GDSL hydrolase family protein: MDRHLVAVVIGAVFCMQARTGDVPQKTGAGPAGNHDLTRSIAVVGASVSAGYGLPAESSTTLAEVVGAYVGHRVQDFSTAAMFLDPAGCRVRQLGQVADAAPALVIGADFLFWDAYGDAQGEGETNLTLLDSALNELDMLLKRFGKRAPTFLLGDIPDVGPQSGLDRRFIPTKETLRLANDRIREFAETHPRVQIIPVARVYAVAQSPTGRLSIGGHTWEGSQLSELFLPDALHLSREGLIVIGFLSLQQLIEDDLIREDQVLASLEELRAKLSCFSPPHTNRVPEKRGFRLSPE; encoded by the coding sequence ATGGATCGACATCTTGTCGCCGTCGTCATCGGCGCCGTTTTTTGCATGCAGGCAAGGACTGGAGATGTTCCGCAGAAAACGGGCGCCGGTCCCGCAGGAAACCACGACCTCACTCGGTCCATCGCCGTCGTCGGAGCGAGCGTTTCCGCCGGTTACGGCTTGCCCGCAGAAAGTTCGACTACGCTGGCCGAAGTTGTTGGGGCATACGTTGGGCACAGGGTTCAGGATTTCTCGACGGCAGCGATGTTTCTCGACCCCGCGGGGTGTCGAGTTCGGCAACTCGGGCAGGTTGCGGACGCAGCGCCGGCCCTGGTGATTGGCGCCGACTTCCTTTTTTGGGATGCCTACGGAGACGCGCAGGGAGAAGGCGAAACCAACCTCACCCTACTCGACTCGGCACTGAACGAGCTCGACATGCTGCTTAAGCGCTTCGGTAAGCGGGCTCCGACATTTCTACTTGGGGATATTCCGGATGTCGGCCCGCAGTCCGGGCTGGACAGACGGTTTATTCCTACCAAGGAAACCTTGCGGCTCGCGAATGACCGGATTAGAGAATTCGCTGAAACGCACCCAAGAGTGCAGATTATCCCGGTTGCGCGAGTATATGCGGTGGCCCAATCCCCCACAGGCAGGCTATCGATCGGCGGTCATACCTGGGAGGGATCACAACTAAGTGAGCTCTTTCTACCCGATGCCCTTCACCTTTCGCGTGAGGGGTTGATCGTCATTGGATTCCTCTCGTTACAGCAGCTCATCGAGGACGACCTTATCCGGGAAGACCAAGTCTTGGCTTCTCTGGAGGAACTGCGGGCGAAGCTGAGTTGTTTTAGTCCACCCCACACGAACCGCGTGCCTGAGAAACGTGGATTCCGGCTTTCGCCGGAATGA
- the dnaG gene encoding DNA primase — MRGLARAKQAILDRASLIDVVGEHVSLRRSGRRWVGLCPFHNEKTPSFTVNPDLGIFKCFGCGKSGDLFSFVMEREQVSFVDAMRLLADRTGVRIEEESRRSGSSEIGRPELIRVNAWAQQLFSRQLWSSDIGRSAREYVERRGIVRETAQSFSLGLSVDDGQRLIDAALKAGFSQKLLLAADLLRTSEQGRVYATFRNRLMFPIRDAGGRVLGFGGRTLGDDPAKYINTRQTLLFDKGRGLYGIDLARESIRTKGRAVLVEGYTDCMLLHQAGFTETVATLGTALTPWQVDLLRRFGEQAVIVFDSDAAGETAADRAIGVALPRCLGVSLAQVPEGKDPADFVLSCGAERFSDVLNGAVEALRFKWSATHARFDGNASDAGRREALERFLQTVGEVWSGGAVDAIQRGLIVNQVSHLLKIDAGEVSALLSRHSRRAAAGGDVASVHRDAGSVRDGDRSDDSNGWVQLLEVVLAEPGLFSEIECFLSTAAPQDVQFGRLLSAIRGAATDLGEFRLQDVLIRCDDPADVVRLAELAERGLEKANYAARLRVALDKINDERRRLAIQADKRELLNGNGNADEERVRLTNLSEGLRSRRHFAGMRLASSHPRVPGPDRIDPAAPDSKVVEQA; from the coding sequence TTGCGCGGTCTGGCACGAGCAAAACAGGCAATCCTCGACCGCGCGTCGTTGATCGACGTGGTGGGGGAGCACGTGTCTCTGCGTCGCAGCGGGCGACGTTGGGTCGGGCTCTGCCCTTTCCACAACGAGAAAACACCCTCTTTCACGGTCAATCCGGACTTGGGCATCTTCAAGTGCTTCGGCTGCGGGAAGAGCGGCGACCTCTTCTCGTTCGTCATGGAGCGCGAACAGGTTTCCTTCGTCGATGCGATGCGCCTGCTCGCAGACCGTACGGGCGTGCGCATCGAAGAAGAGTCGCGCCGCAGTGGCAGCAGCGAGATCGGCCGTCCGGAGTTGATTCGCGTTAATGCCTGGGCGCAGCAGCTTTTCTCGCGCCAGCTATGGTCGAGCGATATCGGTCGTTCGGCACGTGAATACGTGGAACGCCGCGGCATCGTGCGCGAAACGGCGCAGTCGTTTTCACTGGGGCTCTCGGTCGACGATGGCCAGCGATTGATTGATGCGGCACTCAAGGCCGGGTTCTCGCAGAAGCTGCTGTTGGCGGCGGACCTGCTTCGCACCAGCGAGCAAGGCCGTGTATATGCGACGTTCCGCAATCGTCTGATGTTTCCCATTCGCGACGCGGGGGGGCGCGTGCTGGGATTCGGCGGCCGGACGCTGGGGGATGATCCCGCCAAGTACATCAATACGAGACAGACGCTCCTGTTCGACAAAGGACGGGGGCTTTATGGCATTGATCTTGCACGGGAGAGCATCCGCACGAAGGGGCGGGCCGTACTGGTCGAAGGCTACACCGATTGCATGCTGCTTCACCAGGCGGGTTTCACGGAAACAGTGGCGACGCTGGGAACGGCGCTGACGCCCTGGCAGGTTGATCTGCTCCGGCGTTTCGGCGAGCAGGCGGTGATTGTCTTCGACTCGGACGCGGCGGGCGAGACCGCCGCCGACCGCGCCATCGGCGTGGCGCTGCCGCGCTGCCTGGGCGTGTCGCTGGCACAGGTGCCGGAAGGCAAGGACCCTGCGGATTTCGTGCTGTCGTGCGGTGCGGAGCGCTTTTCGGACGTGTTGAACGGTGCGGTCGAGGCGCTAAGATTCAAATGGTCGGCGACGCATGCGCGATTCGACGGTAACGCGTCGGACGCCGGGCGTCGCGAGGCTCTGGAGCGTTTTCTGCAGACGGTCGGGGAGGTTTGGTCCGGGGGGGCCGTTGATGCCATTCAACGAGGGCTGATCGTCAACCAGGTCAGCCATCTCCTGAAAATCGATGCGGGCGAGGTCTCGGCGTTGCTGAGTCGCCACTCGCGGCGAGCGGCGGCGGGTGGAGACGTTGCTTCCGTTCACAGGGACGCGGGATCCGTCCGCGATGGGGATAGAAGCGATGATAGCAACGGCTGGGTGCAGCTTCTGGAAGTGGTCCTCGCGGAGCCCGGCTTGTTTTCGGAGATCGAGTGTTTTCTCTCTACGGCCGCGCCGCAGGACGTCCAGTTTGGACGCTTGCTCTCGGCAATCCGAGGAGCGGCGACGGACCTGGGAGAGTTTCGACTTCAGGACGTGCTGATTCGCTGCGACGATCCGGCGGACGTCGTGCGATTGGCGGAACTGGCCGAGCGAGGCCTGGAAAAAGCGAATTATGCGGCGCGGCTGCGCGTGGCGCTGGACAAGATCAACGACGAGCGCCGGCGCCTGGCGATCCAGGCGGACAAGCGTGAGCTGCTGAACGGAAATGGGAACGCGGACGAGGAGCGCGTTCGGTTGACGAACCTGAGCGAGGGATTGCGATCGCGGCGGCATTTCGCAGGAATGCGGCTGGCGTCATCGCACCCGCGAGTACCCGGCCCGGATCGGATTGATCCCGCTGCGCCGGATTCCAAAGTGGTGGAGCAGGCATGA
- the rpoD gene encoding RNA polymerase sigma factor RpoD, with amino-acid sequence MIEAVGQIESPIEAAVAELMRLGKKRGFVTWEEMNRILPDEAVDPTQLELILMRLEDEKIETLDDADARRFERKRAEARAEARGSAEGEPQSADSASGDDDEENLNIEAVVAEVGAKRIDDPVRMYLTQMGEIPLLTREEEIRLAKKIELTRMAFRQKVLESDYCATLAVDILQQVHEGRLPFDRTMKISTSEHAAKSRIGARIPVNLETVRVLMKRNEEAWQRVLQTRKVGERRAVEAEMRSTRRKVSKLLEELSLRTSRIQPLMKKLRGLHRKMVEIEHRLANQQKKRTLSDEDFHAMKDELAGIESLCLEKSESLGKRLKSIERVFSEYEDAKRKLSGGNLRLVVSIAKKYRNRGLSFLDIIQEGNTGLMRAVDKYEYKRGYKFSTYATWWIRQAITRAIADHARTIRIPVHMIETMSRLRNISKELLQDLGREPTIDEIARRAKMPVSEARRVLKISRHPISLDRPVGESEDSYFGDFIEDGSAENPVGQAGGEMLKDRVEEVLKTLTYREREIIKLRYGIGDGYTYTLEEVGKIFKVTRERVRQVEAKAIRKLQHPVRARKLEGFLDNLSPMSVP; translated from the coding sequence ATGATTGAGGCAGTCGGGCAGATTGAAAGCCCCATCGAGGCGGCGGTGGCCGAGCTGATGCGCCTGGGAAAGAAACGGGGCTTCGTCACCTGGGAGGAGATGAACCGTATCCTCCCCGACGAGGCCGTTGATCCCACGCAGCTCGAGTTGATCCTTATGCGCCTCGAGGACGAGAAGATCGAGACGCTGGACGATGCGGACGCTCGGCGCTTTGAGCGCAAGCGCGCCGAGGCCCGGGCCGAGGCTCGCGGCAGCGCGGAAGGAGAGCCGCAGTCCGCCGATTCGGCATCCGGCGACGACGACGAAGAGAACCTCAATATCGAAGCCGTCGTGGCGGAAGTCGGGGCCAAGCGCATCGACGATCCGGTGCGGATGTACCTGACGCAGATGGGCGAGATTCCCCTGCTCACGCGGGAGGAGGAAATCCGCCTGGCCAAGAAAATCGAGCTGACGCGCATGGCATTCCGGCAGAAGGTCCTGGAGAGCGATTACTGTGCGACGCTGGCGGTGGACATTCTCCAGCAGGTGCATGAAGGGCGGCTGCCGTTCGATCGCACGATGAAGATCTCAACTTCGGAACACGCGGCCAAGTCGCGCATCGGGGCGCGGATTCCGGTCAACCTCGAGACCGTGCGCGTGCTCATGAAGCGCAATGAGGAGGCCTGGCAGCGTGTGTTGCAGACCCGAAAGGTGGGCGAGCGCCGCGCCGTCGAGGCGGAAATGCGCTCCACGCGGCGGAAGGTCTCCAAGCTGCTCGAGGAGCTCTCCTTGCGCACGAGCCGCATTCAGCCCCTGATGAAGAAACTTCGCGGCCTGCACCGCAAGATGGTGGAGATCGAGCATCGGCTCGCCAATCAGCAGAAGAAGCGCACGCTGTCCGACGAGGACTTCCACGCAATGAAGGACGAGCTGGCGGGTATCGAGAGCCTCTGCCTGGAGAAGTCGGAGAGCCTCGGCAAGCGGCTGAAGTCCATTGAGCGCGTGTTCTCCGAGTACGAGGATGCCAAGCGGAAGCTCTCCGGGGGCAACCTGCGGCTCGTGGTGAGCATCGCGAAGAAGTATCGAAACCGCGGCCTGAGCTTCCTGGATATCATCCAGGAAGGCAACACGGGTCTCATGCGGGCGGTGGACAAATACGAGTACAAGCGCGGGTACAAGTTCAGCACGTATGCCACGTGGTGGATTCGCCAGGCGATCACGCGGGCGATTGCCGACCACGCGCGAACCATCCGCATTCCCGTGCACATGATCGAGACGATGAGCCGGCTGCGGAACATCAGCAAGGAGCTGCTTCAGGACCTGGGCCGCGAGCCGACCATCGACGAAATCGCCAGGCGGGCGAAGATGCCCGTTTCCGAAGCGCGGCGCGTCTTGAAGATTTCGCGCCATCCGATCTCGCTGGATCGTCCGGTGGGCGAGAGCGAGGATTCGTACTTCGGCGACTTCATCGAGGACGGCTCGGCCGAGAACCCGGTGGGTCAGGCCGGCGGGGAAATGCTCAAGGACCGCGTCGAGGAAGTGCTCAAGACGCTGACCTACCGCGAGCGGGAGATCATCAAGCTCCGCTACGGCATCGGCGACGGCTACACGTACACGCTGGAGGAAGTCGGCAAGATCTTCAAGGTCACGCGCGAGCGCGTCCGCCAGGTCGAAGCCAAGGCCATCCGCAAGCTCCAGCACCCGGTCCGGGCACGGAAGCTGGAGGGCTTCCTCGACAACCTCTCGCCGATGAGCGTGCCCTGA